Genomic segment of Saprospira sp. CCB-QB6:
ATATTTTACCGAACTAAAAAAAAAGGACTTCTTATTCTGCTTTTTATAGTAGTTCCTTAACTTACTGAGGAAGATATTTTCTTTGCTCACCAAATTCAGTTATGAATCCAAAAACATCTACGCATAAATTTTCTGTAAAAGAACGCGCCCGCTATTTATTGACTACACACGACAAAACCTATGACCTTTTAGTTATTGGAGGGGGAGCAACTGGAGCTGGAATTGCCCTCGATGCAGCTAGCCGTGGTCTCTCTGTTGTGCTTATCGAAAAGAATGATTTTGCTTGGGGGACAAGCAGCAGATCTACTAAGCTGATTCACGGTGGCCTGCGCTACCTCAAACAATTAGAACTGGGCCTTGTCCGAGAAGTAGGCCTGGAACGAGCCATTGTTCATCATAATGCCCGTCATATCGTACGCCCAGAAAAAATGCTACTCCCCATTGTGGAAGAAGGCTCTCTAGGCAAATGGTCTAGCGCTTTGGCTCTTTGGGTCTATGACCGCCTAGCTAAGGTGGATAAAACTGAGGCCCGCCAGATGCTGACTAAGGAGGAAACTTTGGCCGCAGAACCTCTGCTCCGCTCCGATATTGTTAAGGCTGGCGCTATGTATTACGAATACCGAACTGATGATGCTCGCCTAACCATTGAACTAATCAAAACAGCCGTTGAACATGGCGCACTGGCCCTCAATCATAGCGAAATGCTCAATTTTACCTATGATGAAAATGATAAAGTCACAGGAGCAGCTATTCGTGATTATATTTTAGAAGAAGAATATGAACTCAAAGCAAAAAATGTAGTCAATGCTACTGGCCCTTGGGTCGATGAACTCCGCGCTAAAGATGCGGATGGGGTAGAGGGAAAACGCCTACATTTATCTAAAGGAGTACATTTGGTTGTCGATCACAAACGCTTACCCATCCAACAAGCCCTCTATTTTGATGTGCGCCAAGATGGCCGAATGATTTTTGCCATCCCCAGAGAAAATTGCACCTATATCGGCACAACCGATACGGATTATAAAGGAGCCATTGATAGCCCCCGCAGCGAACAAACTGATGTCGATTATATTTTGGCCGCCTGCAAAGAGATGTTCCCCAAACATCCCCTAACCGAAGACGATATTCAATCTTCTTGGGCTGGCTTGCGCCCCCTAATTCATGAAGATGGTAAGTCGGCCTCGGAGCTGTCTAGAAAAGATGAAATCTTT
This window contains:
- a CDS encoding glycerol-3-phosphate dehydrogenase/oxidase, whose protein sequence is MNPKTSTHKFSVKERARYLLTTHDKTYDLLVIGGGATGAGIALDAASRGLSVVLIEKNDFAWGTSSRSTKLIHGGLRYLKQLELGLVREVGLERAIVHHNARHIVRPEKMLLPIVEEGSLGKWSSALALWVYDRLAKVDKTEARQMLTKEETLAAEPLLRSDIVKAGAMYYEYRTDDARLTIELIKTAVEHGALALNHSEMLNFTYDENDKVTGAAIRDYILEEEYELKAKNVVNATGPWVDELRAKDADGVEGKRLHLSKGVHLVVDHKRLPIQQALYFDVRQDGRMIFAIPRENCTYIGTTDTDYKGAIDSPRSEQTDVDYILAACKEMFPKHPLTEDDIQSSWAGLRPLIHEDGKSASELSRKDEIFYASSGLISIAGGKLTGYRKMAERVVDQIVKRLGLESSCQTENLVLSGGDFASEEEFDRFIQLRVGEAKQISASPEQIGRLARRYGANLDLILENAFALHAEVQNPADRLLFAELQYALEYESVGSLADFFIRRTGKLYFERAAIIAEYPKVMQRMLKYFNWGPSELQLQMQELQQAYMQAVDFD